Genomic segment of Arachis hypogaea cultivar Tifrunner chromosome 16, arahy.Tifrunner.gnm2.J5K5, whole genome shotgun sequence:
TATATTCCCGAATTTGTAAAACGCTGACAAAAATAACTCTAATATTTGATAACGACAATCATAccttcgaaaaatttaaaaacgcTACAAATCTGACAATCCGTGATGAGAAGCCTTCTCCGTTTAACAGAACTTGGTGATGTGTCAAATGGAAGTCCAACGTGACCTCCATATTAGGCTTCTCAACCTTTTCTCCCTTATTTAGAATCGTGAAAGAACGTTTTCCCCAAATTGAGCATAAAGCAAAACCCTAACCATTGGCATGCATGGTGGAAGCTCAGTCATGTCAAGTTATAATCGAAGGACACAGAATATGGAAAATAGTGGATCTGAAGGGCTCGAAGAACATGTGAGCAAGTCGTATGATGGCACATGCTTCTGCCGTCTTCAGGTGGTGGCGTTGAAGTCGAAGATGAGGAGAAACCCAGGAAGATGGTTCTTCAGGTGTCCTCTGTGGAAGGTAAGCATGATTTTTCTGCTTCATTTGTTCCCCCGTTTGACAATTGAGCTTGATGAATGATATTTGTGTTGGGCAGACGAAGAACACTGGGTGCCGTTATTTTCAATGGATGGACGAAACAAATGAGGAATCTGCTGGGGTGGAGGAATGCTCTAAGAATGGCACAGTAGTATGCAATGCATGTGGAGTATTGGAAGGGAGGTTTACCAGTGTTGAGAGTGAGACGACACAGAGAGATCGAAAGATGTTGATAGAGCAGATGAAGAGAGTTGAATTGCTTCTATGTTTCGTACTGGGTGGACTTGTACTGAGTTTGAGTATGagtttgatgtgtttggttagaTAGGACAAGGGATGCATGCAGGACAGGGTTTATTGATGAATGTTATGTGTTATTGTTGCATAGAATTTATGTTGACATTGCTGTGCCTATTTGATTACTTGTTAATGAATTAGAGCTGTGTCTAGAATTTATGTTGACATCAGTAAGAAAAGCATGAATGGAGTGAAGTGCAACTAACTAAAAAGGCAACTCAGATGTGTTAAATAAGTTCAAATAGACCTAAGAAATCAAAATTGGTAaaagcacaacataaaaaccaaAACAACTGGTCTGCATAACATTACGCATTAACTAGATATCAGCATAACATTTCAGTCTTCATACCAGACACCAAAATAAACAAATTGTCCAACAAAGGGCAATAACCAACCATACTAAATATCAGCATACAACCCAAAAACTAGATAAAGTCATAACTAAATACCAACCATACTAAATATCAACATACAACCCAAAATACTCAAATTGTCCAACAAAGGGCAACTAAATATCAAGTTATAACAAAAGTCATAATCAGCTTAAACACAACACATCAAAACACCATCATCATACCTCCATATTCAAACCCCAAATGACTGATAATAAGAACAACGGAAACATAAAATGCTTACCAAAATCTTCGTTGTTCTACGACGATTTCTTCACTCCGTATCAACGCCAAACGTGACACTGCATGTGACGTTACCAAATCCAAGAGACGGATATAAAGCGACAGCAGACGAAGCCAAACAGAGACCACCCCCAAGAAACTCTTCAGTTTCGCGCGTCCAACATCCTCTTGGTTAAATATGGTCTTTCACTAAAAGGTTAATCTagtaatttcatttgaattggCCAATTAGGGTTTGATAAATTAGGGATATAGGAAGAAAAGGGATTGAGAAGCCTAATACGGAGGTCACGTTGGACTTCCCTTTGACACATCACCAAGCTCCGTTAAACGGAGAAGGCTTCTCCTAACGGATGGTCAGATTTGTaccgtttttaattttttcgaggaTATGATTGCCATTATCAAATATTAGGGTTATTTTTGTTAGCGTTTTACAATTTCGGGGGCATAATTAGTAATTTATTCTAAACAAATAGATAGAGGTCAAATCTTCTTTCATCACTTTGTATCTTAAATAATGAGTTATGAGGAACAAAATTGTTCGTTTCGTTTTAGGATCATTTTTGGAGCGACCAAAATAATATTGCAACTAGCACTGGTCTGACTAATAATAAGGAATCAATTTCTTTTtggtcaacaaaaaaaaaatcatatatagaaGTATAGTAGATGAGATGGTGTACTTGTGTATGAAAAAAGTTTGTCAGTGAATATGAATAATTGTGACTAACTGACTAAGTACAAAGCTTTTATGCAAGAGTAATAAGGGGACTTACTAACACAGACAAGTCTATTTTACTGTTAAAAAGATGGATGGAATTCTTACGTACAGTGGATATGCAAATTTTAAACCTTGACTTGAGGCAGGGTAAACTTAACATGGCGAGGCGAATGAAGCTATTCCCTTACCGAAAACATAGTGAAGCCAAAGGTCAATGCCAATCTCctatcttagaaagggcaagatTCTTCTTGTCTCGCAGATCCAAGAAATTATTGGATGTTTGTCGGTTTGCTACTAGCTAATACAACTTAATTGCATTTTTGTAactttctaaattttaataattatatgtcAGAATAATAATACATGACAATACAATGTATTATTTTTCTTAgcagttaattattaatatttaaaatattaattaaaaatataatattaaactaataaattaaaataaagaatacacaatagatatataaaatttacactaacaaattataactcaaatatcataattttttttattctcacctaaattttaaattctaattttactcctaactttaaaaaaaaaatacgaaACTTGCTATGTAGTTTAGTGTTGTATGATTGTATCATTTTAGAGTTAAAGTAAGTTATATTAATTCAGTTTTAAAAGATGAGTCCCGCTAGGGATACAATGAAATATCTATACAATGGCTACAATGGACTGTTTATAAGGCCCAATctaatttaaaagaagaaattaaCCCATCAATAATCCTAATCTAATGTGGCTGTTTTGTTTACCACACCACACATTTTATGCTAATTACACTTTTTCTCCCAAATCCCAAACCATTAGGTTGTCAACGTTTCACTCCCCATCCAAAACCCTCCAAATTGCTGAACAGACCGGCGAACCACGAAGACCCGTTTGCGCCGCAACCTTGAACCGTGGAAGGCGAACAGGAAACGGAAACGACCTCATCGCAGCCCTCAAGGATGGCGCCTGGCTGTCGTTGAACACCCCGCTGTCACCGCCACCCAGCCCCTCCGAGCTCCGCCTCCGATCAGAACTGAAGGCAAAGGAGCGCTCACGGCAGAAAGCAGCAGCCGCACCTCTCTACTCGCGTGGTCGCCGTCATCCGCGAGTAGCTGCGCATCCAAACCTGCGAAACCAGCCGCAAGCTCCTCAACGGGTCACCGGAAACACAGCAAACATCACTGGAAGAATCCTAACCATCCAATGTAAGTAGGTGGAGTTGTTCATTTTTCGAATGGTAATCGTTGTTGCATGTAGTATCATAGATGGATTTTGTTGATGATATGAGTGATTAACCATGGTGAGAAAGCATTAGGTGCGATTGTAGCATCCCGGCAACTGTGGACTCTGTAGTTAGTTAAGGCTGTTGCAATTCATGATGGTTTACCATGGTGAGAAAGCATTtgtcggatggttattctagtaGGATATTGGATGGTTAGTCTTgcaattttgaaatattttcgaCAATTTCCGATACTAACTATGTTGCTCGTGTGAATGTAACCAAAGAATGACCTGAACTTTATGATATTGCTTTGTAAtgaaagtaaaataattttcttctcAGGTCTGGATCGTTTGAGGTTAGTGGGTTGATTTGTTGATGTGATGATATCTGTTTCTCTTGCTACTAGCTGTACATGCACTGAATCTAGCTGAGGTGTTTGATTGTTCATAGTGAAGAACTCTATTGTTGCAATGTCATTGTGTTGGAACTTGTAGAAGAAATTGTTATTATAGATGGTTGCAATGAATTTAGCATGTTCCTGGATGTTTGGTTTCTATTGAAATTATT
This window contains:
- the LOC112758564 gene encoding cellulose synthase A catalytic subunit 5 [UDP-forming] isoform X2, translating into MWLFCLPHHTFYANYTFSPKSQTIRLSTFHSPSKTLQIAEQTGEPRRPVCAATLNRGRRTGNGNDLIAALKDGAWLSLNTPLSPPPSPSELRLRSELKAKERSRQKAAAAPLYSRGRRHPRVAAHPNLRNQPQAPQRVTGNTANITGRILTIQCTELEPQQQFDTSNKLIKSLKHNFTPDLVNSGKALPDEETLLLASCNYETNTKWGQEIGFLYGTVCEDVHTEFMLNCNGRNSVFCDPAKPQFLRNSTTNLNELLIQGTRWGSGLLDIG